In Anopheles arabiensis isolate DONGOLA chromosome 2, AaraD3, whole genome shotgun sequence, the genomic window ACCGTTACCGGATGAATGGTGCAACACAACGTCCTTTCGGTAAACATTGATGTATTTTCTATATAGAAATACAGCTTTTGGCTGCAGCTAAACGATAAACTCTTGTCACTGCTATACCCTGCGCCTACAATGACTCAAACTCTTTCTACGAAGATCTTTGCTACTCTATTGCAAAAACTGATGCAACGAACATGTCGAAAGTGATCTCCCTTGAACATAGTATTTGAACATAGTATTCGATCTAAAAGCCGACCTCTAGAATGGGATTGCATTTCAATGCACATAACTAATCTTACGACAAACTTGTCGCGCTGTGTGTACTCTGAGTTGAAGATAAAAAGCATATCAACCTGAAGGCTCGAATTAAAACGCCCACAGGCCACGGCTACGCGGAGTGGGTGGATCTTTTGTGCACCCCCATTTTATGTCCAAAACGTTCTCCTCACCCACAACACAATCATTAAGCGCCAGGGACACTAGCGCTCTGAATCTCTCGCCCAAAACTACACCACCCTCCATTGTGTTCAGTTTGGGGTTTGGGGCaaatttggtaaaaaaaattgttttgttttggagcgTCTAGTTTTTCCTCACcaatttaatttgcatttaTTGCTGAATTTTGCAATAATTACCGGTTTCGCATTCGAACGTAATGCGAAACGCCTTGTAGCCTTGTAAATGGATGCTGCCAACAGCGCAGGGTGCTCGCGGGGTCGTACGACACTGTGTACAGTGTGCCGCGTCGTTGCTAGGCTATGCTTTGAACGGCTCCGAACACGTGTCGACATTGGACCATTTGAGCGATCGAACTCGTTTGGCGATCTCTTACCGCAGCCCTGCGTGCACCGTTTGGCCCGGCCTGCGCATTCGCGTTAGTTCCGCGATCGATTGCATAAAATTGAGCCTGTGGTTGGCTGCATTCAGCTCGTGCAGCAGAAAAAACATGACAAACAGTAATCGATTAATGTGATCGAACCCCCAACGACTGCATCGGTCTGTTAAGCAAAACGGATAATTTACACACATTTTGGGGTCGGAAAAATGCGCACCACAAAAGCACCCTTTCCAGTGCCTCTTACCCCCGaccgtgagtgtgtgtgtgtgtgtacaggtAAAAATCGCCGAAGCGTTAAAATACGAACTGAATGATTCTATCTTTGGGAGGAAAGTGAAACTACTTCAAAGTGggcttttcccgttttttcaACATCAAGTGCCGCTTCTTCAAAACAGCCCTCTCGAACAGGCCAGGCCAGCAAATTTTCGTTCGAAACCACCATTCAAATCTTAGATTAgcatttgtttgcattgcgTCGTTTGTAATTAACATTGTTCATTACACTTCCATTTCCAGTTATCATCGCGGTGCTCCACATAGGGGTAGCGTCAGTACGGAAAAAAGACTCAATCAGCTCATTCAATCTCTTAACGAGAGTGCAGTGAAAACGTGTGTGCTCAGAGgaattacaaaaaaagcaaagggTGGAAAACTCTGCgacttgtggtgtgtgtgtgagagtgtgtggtGTAAGCTTCCGCAAACGAAGTGTGTTGAGTTGGGAGTGTGGGTGCGCGGAAAAGCGGCAATGTTGAAGAGTGGTGGTTTTTAGGAAAACCCTCATCCAACCAACTCCAAACCCAAAACCGGAAGAAACTTGGGCTCGCGTACGACGATCACAGCCCGTGCCCGATCTCACACCGCATTTCAATGAGAGCGGAAACGGTAGCTCCATAAAGCGGAAACAATGTCGTCGGATAGGATACATCGGTAAGTAATGGGGGGTTATGTAAGGGGGTAAAATGGGATGGAAACAGGAGGGGCAGTGGAATAGCTAACGTCTAACGACCCTTTACTGCGAGATGCAGATTTGCATTGCTTCAGCGCGACCCATTGCACTTGCACTCAGGCACTCTggaggaaaacaacaaaaaagaactccACCCAACACAATCACTCACACGCTCGTGTCGTGTCGCATGGTAACAAAGCCGGGAGGAAACTATAATGGGGTTTTCTTCTCCGGTAAGGAAGTTTTGTTTGCTCCCCTGTTAGAGATAATACGAATACATCGAATAAAAAAGCACTATTAGAGTTTTGCGGTGCATCGCAATATGCAGACTTCTGGCGCGAACTCTGCGCACCGGAAATGACGGTGCTGGAGACAATCGTACGATTACCAGCCCCACTACCTTCCATTGTGGCGCTATAGATTGATTATTACGCGTTATGGCTTGAAGCTTGAACgcaacaacacaaccaacGGTATGCTTCAGTATACGCTGATGTGATGATGTCATTTGAGAGTGCGCGTATGCATCGCAGCAGTTGGTAAACCCATTCGtttaataaattgataaattgGGCACGTCAGTACAATTCTGAAGGGAAATATGTAGGGATAAAGACGGATTCATCTTTTTTTATCGTTGAATGCCTACGTCTTCTTCAGTACcacacgcagccggatagtcccGTCTTTGCTACGAGGGTACGGTCCATTCCAGGCACGAAACCACTACGGTCATGTTATTaaatcgttcgagttgacaactgtactaCGGGACCGTCCCATCCCATGTCTATTACGTTCATACTTTGTtctttttctgtaaaatattcagctacaCGAATACTCTTTGGACACACTGTTAGGTTTGCATTAAAATATTACACTTTTTTCAGCTgactatagaaaaaaaaacctaaggGAGATAATTTTCTTTACATCAACATTCCTTGAAAGGTTCAAGCGtacttgcaaaaataaatgcatGACCTTGCGGACGAAGACTTGCGTGTaggcatgtttttttttaaattgatttttcgatttttatcaattcctcCTCAGTTTTCGCGAGGGAAATTGTGGAAGTGGAGCTGTTCTTCATCCAGAAAAGTTCGATAGGATACAGCTGGGGACTAGGATGAGACCACCACTTGATCGCCTGAAACAATCGCTTTCAGTTTTGACGTCATTGCTTGCAGCTCCGAGACCAGCGGACGCGATTATTGCTACCCCGACATGTATGTTCATGTGTCCCGGGGGTACTACTGTTTCACTGTTTGCTCGGTTGCATTGGCCTCCCGGCCAAGCAGCGATGCAGCGATGTAGCGGCTTTGCCCTCGAtcttcattttcagcttcCTTTGAAATCTCAAATCGCTCAGGATCGTCGGCCATTCAGAACTGGGACTTGCTTTCGATGGTCGAATAATTGTCAAATAGTGGCAAGATGTTGTAAATGCCGAAACAGGCTAGTACGACGAAATTGCGTTACTTTTTTAACCATCATCTAAAAATCGACACTTTGTGTCCTTTTAATGAATGCAAACGTTAATGAGTAAGGCTGACAGTATGGAAAACGATTGCTTTACATTTCTAGAACTTAAGTTGAGTGCTGATATAAACATGATCTTTCCAAGTGTTGAACTCTAGACAAGCATGACTAAGTGTGTTTCCCCTTTGCAGTGCTGCCAAGGACGGCCTGCTGGATGTGCTGCGCGAAGCTACCCGCTCGGAAGCGAACGCGAAGGATGTGGACGGCATGACGCCGGTACTGTGGGCCGCCTTCGAAGGACATTTCGATGCGCTCAAGCTACTAGTCGCCCGCGGGTAAGTTTGGATAGATAGGCAGTCCCCTCGCTCGGAGTTCAAGTGACCCGTTCTTCTTcctcccaaaacaaaacagcggCGACCCGGACAAGGCGGACCAGTTCGGCAACACGGCACTGCACCTGGCCGCGGCCAAGGGTCACATGCAGTGCGTCGACTTTCTCGTACAGTTCGGCGTCAATCTGTACGCGCTCGATATCGATCACCACAGTGCGCAGGATCTGGCCGCGATCAACAACCGGGACAAGATTTTACGCTACCTGGATGCGGCCGCCGCCACCCTGGAAGCTACCGATAGGTAAGGATGCTCCGCTAGACCGACACTACGAGAGGACACTGCTTTTGAGCTTCAGCGGTTTTTGGTTGTCTCCTTGCGCACAGGAAAAAAGCACACGAGTACCGGGAGCaggcgaagaagaagagcgAAAAACGGGCCCGCGAGTTTGCCAGCCGGCAGCAGAAGCTCGACCGGGAGCAGGACACTACGATAAGGATACGCCCACACCGACCATCGAACATGCTGCAGGCGCTAAAGCACAAGCTGTGGTCGGGCAGCCAGGGCAATCTGGCGCAGGGTCAGCCGCGGATAGTGAACGACTCGCCGGGGCTGCAGCCGTCGCAGCCACCGCCGCCAGTGTCGACCACCAAGTTTAGCGCCCTGGTCGGCGGGACGGTACTGCGGGGTGGTGGGGCGGTGAAAAAGCGAGCCGACGCTATGAAAATACGCCAGCAGATGGAAAATGGAGGTAAGGGtggcacaaaacacaaacgcatCAAGAGCTTCCGTTTTTAATTCcattgttttgcctttttctgGATCTCACAATTAGATTTCAAAATCGGGGAAATGGAGGCGAACGGAAAACGGAGTGTCCGTTCGATTCAGGGACTGCGGCGGGATTCAGAGGTCCTGTACGTTGGTACGTACAGCTCGAACGATGATTCGAACGCATCGGAACGGCGTGGCAAGCTGAAGGACGTGTTCGACGTGGAACCGTCCCCGCACAATGGGCGCGAAAATGACGACGCCGACGAGGACAGTGGCAGTGGGGCGAGCGGAAAGTTTGGCACCATGTCGCGGTCACTCAGTCAGCCGGATTTTctcgctgctgccgccgccagcAACGACGATGGCGTGACGGAGGATGTGCTACTGCAGCGGCCGTCCGGACTGTTCAGCAGACCCTCATTCGGCAATTTGGCTTTTCCGTACGTAgggcagtgttttttttatattgttctTACCATTCCTCACAAATATTCTTTCCTCTCCTAACTTCACAAAAAATAGAAGATCCGTTTCAAACGTCCTTGCCCAGCTGGGCAGCGAACAAACGTCCAGCGCATCATCCGACGGTTCGGTCAAGGCGAAACCTGCCTCGAAGGGAGCGATCAAACCCCGGTCCCAGCTGGTCATTTCCGACTCAGACTCGGAGGTGGAAAGCTCCGACAACGAGGAGAACGATTCGCTCGCTATACTGCGCTTCCTGGCCGCGTTCAAGCTGGAGGATTACTACCCAATGTAAGCGTTGCCATCGTTTCGCCCATCCTGACGAAACAGTTACCCATTAACCGAATGTTGCTGCCTACTTACAGCTTTCAAAAGAACGAAATCGATATGGAAACACTGATGATGCTTACGGAGACGGATGTAAAATCGCTGGGCCTTCCGCTCGGACCGTACCGGCGCCTCTGCAACGCGATCCAAGAGCGCAGGGAAGCGCTGGCCACCCCAGGCACTATCAGTGATAGTCGTTTGTAGTAGACCCAGATCGTGGGGGACGGGCGGACGACTCCCCCACGGACCCGTTCAATTACTGGGGTCTGTAAAGTGTACAGCAACATTTAAGCTACATTTTAATGCAGTGTACTAAGCATACATGTTACATGGTGTATGCTGCTGGAAGTAAA contains:
- the LOC120896400 gene encoding Usher syndrome type-1G protein homolog, which produces MSSDRIHRAAKDGLLDVLREATRSEANAKDVDGMTPVLWAAFEGHFDALKLLVARGGDPDKADQFGNTALHLAAAKGHMQCVDFLVQFGVNLYALDIDHHSAQDLAAINNRDKILRYLDAAAATLEATDRKKAHEYREQAKKKSEKRAREFASRQQKLDREQDTTIRIRPHRPSNMLQALKHKLWSGSQGNLAQGQPRIVNDSPGLQPSQPPPPVSTTKFSALVGGTVLRGGGAVKKRADAMKIRQQMENGDFKIGEMEANGKRSVRSIQGLRRDSEVLYVGTYSSNDDSNASERRGKLKDVFDVEPSPHNGRENDDADEDSGSGASGKFGTMSRSLSQPDFLAAAAASNDDGVTEDVLLQRPSGLFSRPSFGNLAFPRSVSNVLAQLGSEQTSSASSDGSVKAKPASKGAIKPRSQLVISDSDSEVESSDNEENDSLAILRFLAAFKLEDYYPIFQKNEIDMETLMMLTETDVKSLGLPLGPYRRLCNAIQERREALATPGTISDSRL